In one window of Azotobacter salinestris DNA:
- the rplN gene encoding 50S ribosomal protein L14: MIQTQSMLDVADNSGARRVMCIKVLGGSHRRYAGIGDIIKVTVKEAIPRGKVKKGQVMTAVVVRTRHGVRRPDGSIIRFDGNAAVLLNNKQEPIGTRIFGPVTRELRSERFMKIVSLAPEVL; encoded by the coding sequence ATGATTCAGACTCAATCCATGCTCGACGTGGCCGACAACAGCGGTGCCCGTCGCGTCATGTGCATCAAGGTGCTGGGTGGCTCTCATCGCCGTTACGCCGGCATCGGCGACATCATCAAGGTGACCGTGAAGGAAGCGATTCCGCGCGGCAAGGTCAAGAAGGGCCAGGTCATGACGGCTGTGGTGGTTCGCACCAGGCACGGCGTGCGCCGTCCCGATGGCTCCATCATCCGCTTCGACGGCAATGCGGCAGTCCTGCTGAACAACAAGCAGGAGCCGATCGGCACTCGTATCTTTGGGCCGGTTACTCGCGAGCTTCGTTCCGAGAGGTTCATGAAGATCGTCTCGCTCGCCCCTGAAGTGCTGTAA
- the tuf gene encoding elongation factor Tu: MAKEKFERNKPHVNVGTIGHVDHGKTTLTAALTKVCAETWGGAARAFDQIDNAPEEKARGITINTSHVEYDSPVRHYAHVDCPGHADYVKNMITGAAQMDGAILVCSAADGPMPQTREHILLSRQVGVPYIVVFLNKADMVDDAELLELVEMEVRDLLSAYDFPGDDTPIITGSALMALEGKDDNGIGVSAVRKLVETLDSYIPEPVRAIDQPFLMPIEDVFSISGRGTVVTGRVERGIVKVGEEVEIVGIRPTTKTTCTGVEMFRKLLDEGRAGENIGALLRGTKREDVERGQVLAKPGTIKPHTKFEAEVYVLSKEEGGRHTPFFKGYRPQFYFRTTDVTGNVELPEGVEMVMPGDNIKMVVTLIAPIAMEDGLRFAIREGGRTVGAGVVAKIIE; encoded by the coding sequence GTGGCTAAGGAAAAATTCGAACGTAACAAACCGCACGTCAACGTTGGCACCATCGGTCACGTGGACCATGGCAAGACCACTCTGACGGCCGCTCTGACCAAGGTTTGCGCGGAGACCTGGGGCGGTGCCGCTCGCGCCTTCGACCAGATCGACAATGCTCCGGAAGAAAAGGCACGCGGTATCACCATCAATACTTCCCACGTTGAATATGATTCCCCGGTCCGTCACTACGCGCACGTCGACTGCCCCGGTCACGCCGACTACGTGAAGAACATGATCACCGGTGCTGCCCAGATGGACGGCGCTATCCTGGTCTGCTCGGCTGCCGATGGTCCCATGCCGCAAACCCGCGAGCACATCCTGCTGTCCCGTCAGGTGGGCGTTCCCTACATCGTCGTGTTCCTGAACAAGGCCGACATGGTCGACGACGCCGAGCTCCTGGAGCTGGTCGAGATGGAGGTGCGCGATCTGCTGTCCGCCTACGACTTCCCGGGCGACGACACCCCAATCATCACCGGCTCCGCCCTGATGGCGCTGGAAGGCAAGGACGACAACGGCATCGGCGTTTCCGCCGTGCGCAAGCTGGTGGAAACCCTGGACTCCTACATTCCGGAGCCGGTGCGTGCCATCGATCAGCCGTTCCTGATGCCGATCGAAGACGTGTTCTCCATCTCCGGTCGTGGCACCGTGGTGACCGGTCGTGTCGAACGCGGCATCGTCAAGGTGGGCGAGGAAGTGGAAATCGTCGGTATCCGTCCGACCACCAAGACCACCTGCACCGGCGTGGAAATGTTCCGCAAGCTGCTCGATGAAGGTCGCGCCGGCGAGAACATCGGCGCCCTGCTGCGCGGCACCAAGCGTGAAGACGTGGAGCGCGGCCAGGTTCTGGCCAAGCCGGGCACCATCAAGCCGCACACCAAGTTCGAGGCCGAAGTGTACGTGCTGTCCAAGGAGGAGGGTGGTCGTCACACTCCGTTCTTCAAGGGCTACCGTCCGCAGTTCTACTTCCGTACCACCGACGTGACCGGTAACGTCGAGCTGCCGGAAGGCGTCGAGATGGTGATGCCGGGTGACAACATCAAGATGGTCGTCACCCTGATCGCCCCGATCGCCATGGAAGACGGCCTGCGCTTCGCCATTCGCGAAGGTGGTCGTACCGTTGGTGCCGGTGTGGTTGCCAAGATCATCGAGTAA
- the rplV gene encoding 50S ribosomal protein L22, with amino-acid sequence MEVAAKLSGARISAQKARLVADQIRGKKVGDALNLLAFSSKKAAEIMKKVLESAVANAEHNEGADVDDLKVSTVFVNEGRSLKRIMPRAKGRADRIVKRSCHITVKVADK; translated from the coding sequence ATGGAAGTAGCCGCTAAGCTGTCGGGCGCTCGAATCTCCGCCCAGAAAGCCCGCTTGGTCGCCGACCAGATCCGCGGGAAGAAGGTGGGCGATGCGCTCAACCTCCTGGCTTTCAGCAGCAAGAAAGCCGCCGAGATCATGAAGAAAGTGCTGGAGTCGGCCGTTGCCAACGCCGAGCACAACGAGGGCGCAGACGTGGATGACCTGAAGGTTTCCACCGTTTTCGTCAACGAGGGGCGTTCGCTTAAGCGCATCATGCCGCGCGCCAAGGGCCGTGCTGATCGCATCGTCAAGCGGTCTTGCCATATCACTGTCAAGGTTGCGGACAAGTAA
- the rplC gene encoding 50S ribosomal protein L3, which yields MTIGVVGRKCGMTRIFTEEGVSIPVTVIEIEPNRVTQFKNEESDGYRAVQITVGERRASRVTKAQAGHFAKANVAAGRGVWEFRLEEGEYQAGDQITTEIFQAGQLVDVTGQSKGKGYAGTIKRWNFRGQDNTHGNSVSHRVPGSIGQCQTPGRVFKGKKMSGHMGAERVTVQSLEVVRVDVERNLLLVKGAVPGATGGDVIVRPAAKARG from the coding sequence ATGACTATTGGTGTAGTCGGTCGTAAGTGCGGCATGACCCGCATTTTCACCGAAGAAGGTGTCTCCATTCCGGTTACGGTCATCGAGATCGAGCCGAATCGCGTGACCCAGTTCAAGAATGAAGAAAGCGACGGCTATCGTGCAGTGCAAATCACTGTTGGCGAGCGCCGTGCTTCGCGTGTGACCAAAGCGCAGGCTGGTCACTTCGCCAAAGCGAATGTCGCTGCTGGTCGTGGTGTCTGGGAGTTCCGCCTCGAAGAGGGCGAGTACCAGGCTGGTGATCAGATCACTACCGAAATTTTCCAGGCAGGACAGTTGGTGGATGTCACCGGTCAGTCCAAGGGTAAAGGCTATGCCGGTACCATCAAGCGCTGGAATTTCCGTGGTCAGGACAATACCCACGGCAACTCAGTCTCCCACCGTGTTCCGGGCTCTATCGGCCAGTGCCAGACTCCTGGCCGTGTGTTCAAGGGCAAGAAGATGTCCGGTCATATGGGTGCCGAGCGCGTAACTGTGCAGTCCCTGGAAGTGGTTCGTGTCGATGTCGAGCGCAATCTGCTGCTGGTCAAGGGTGCTGTTCCCGGCGCTACCGGCGGCGATGTGATCGTGCGTCCGGCGGCCAAGGCTCGCGGTTAA
- the rplW gene encoding 50S ribosomal protein L23: MNQERVFKVLLGPHVSEKATVLAESKKQFVFKVATDATKLEIKKAVEALFEVKVARVTTLNVQGKTKRTARGLGKRNDWKKAYVALQAGQDLDFASSAE; the protein is encoded by the coding sequence ATGAACCAGGAACGCGTATTCAAAGTGCTGCTTGGCCCGCATGTCTCCGAGAAGGCCACCGTGCTGGCGGAAAGCAAGAAGCAGTTCGTTTTCAAGGTTGCCACCGATGCAACCAAGCTGGAAATCAAGAAGGCTGTCGAAGCTCTGTTCGAAGTGAAGGTCGCCCGTGTCACCACCCTGAATGTCCAGGGCAAGACCAAGCGCACCGCTCGCGGTCTGGGCAAGCGCAACGACTGGAAGAAGGCATACGTCGCTCTTCAAGCCGGCCAAGATCTCGATTTCGCCAGCAGCGCTGAGTAA
- the rplE gene encoding 50S ribosomal protein L5 yields the protein MARLKEIYRKEIAPKLKEELQLANVMEVPRVTKITLNMGLGEAIGDKKIIENAVADLEKITGQKPIVTYARKSIAGFKVREGWPIGVKVTLRRDRMYEFLDRLLAISLPRVRDFRGLNAKSFDGRGNYSMGVKEQIIFPEIDYDKIDALRGLDITLTTTARTDDEGRALLRAFNFPFRN from the coding sequence ATGGCACGACTAAAAGAGATTTATCGGAAAGAAATCGCGCCCAAGTTGAAGGAAGAGCTTCAGCTGGCCAACGTGATGGAAGTTCCGCGCGTTACCAAAATCACCCTGAACATGGGTCTTGGCGAAGCTATCGGCGATAAAAAAATCATCGAGAACGCCGTTGCTGACCTGGAGAAAATCACTGGTCAAAAGCCGATCGTCACCTATGCTCGCAAGTCGATTGCGGGCTTCAAGGTTCGTGAGGGCTGGCCGATCGGTGTCAAGGTGACGCTGCGTCGCGATCGTATGTACGAATTCCTGGATCGTCTGCTCGCGATTTCCCTGCCACGTGTGCGTGACTTCCGCGGTCTGAATGCCAAGTCCTTCGATGGTCGCGGCAACTACAGCATGGGTGTCAAAGAGCAGATCATCTTCCCGGAAATCGATTACGACAAGATCGATGCGCTGCGTGGTCTGGACATCACTCTGACCACCACTGCCCGCACCGATGATGAAGGTCGCGCTCTGCTGCGTGCCTTCAACTTCCCATTCCGCAACTGA
- the rpsN gene encoding 30S ribosomal protein S14: MAKQSMKNRELKRQQTVAKYAKKRAELKAIIANPNSAPEQRWEAQVALQKQPRDASASRLRNRCRLTGRPHGVYRKFGLARNMLRQAAMRGDVPGLVKASW, encoded by the coding sequence ATGGCCAAACAGAGCATGAAGAACCGCGAGCTGAAGCGTCAGCAAACGGTTGCCAAGTACGCCAAGAAGCGTGCCGAGCTGAAAGCTATCATCGCCAACCCGAACTCTGCTCCGGAGCAGCGTTGGGAAGCCCAGGTCGCCCTGCAGAAGCAGCCGCGTGATGCCAGTGCCTCGCGCCTGCGCAACCGCTGCCGTTTGACCGGTCGTCCTCATGGCGTCTACCGCAAGTTCGGCCTGGCTCGCAATATGCTACGCCAGGCAGCCATGCGTGGTGATGTCCCGGGTCTGGTCAAGGCCAGCTGGTAA
- the rplB gene encoding 50S ribosomal protein L2, producing the protein MAIVKCKPTSAGRRFVVKVVNQELHKGAPYAPLLEKKSKSGGRNNNGRITTRHIGGGHKQHYRLVDFRRSKDGIPAIVERIEYDPNRTAHIALLKYADGERRYIIAPKGVAAGDQLISGVNAPIKAGNTLPLRNIPVGSTIHAIELKPGKGAQIARSAGASVQLVAREGAYVTLRLRSGEMRKVLADCRATLGEVSNSEHSLRSLGKAGAKRWRGVRPTVRGVAMNPVDHPHGGGEGRTSGGRHPVSPWGFPTKGAKTRSNKRTDNMIVRRRK; encoded by the coding sequence ATGGCAATCGTTAAATGCAAACCGACTTCCGCTGGCCGCCGCTTCGTGGTCAAGGTGGTCAACCAGGAGCTGCATAAGGGTGCCCCCTATGCGCCGCTGCTGGAGAAAAAGTCCAAGTCCGGTGGCCGTAACAACAACGGTCGCATCACCACCCGTCATATCGGTGGTGGTCACAAGCAGCACTATCGCCTGGTCGACTTTCGTCGCAGCAAGGATGGCATTCCTGCCATCGTCGAGCGGATCGAGTACGACCCGAACCGCACCGCACATATCGCGCTGCTGAAGTATGCCGACGGCGAGCGTCGTTACATCATCGCGCCGAAGGGCGTGGCGGCTGGTGATCAGCTGATCTCCGGCGTGAACGCACCGATCAAGGCGGGCAATACCCTGCCGTTGCGCAACATTCCGGTCGGTTCCACCATTCACGCTATCGAGCTGAAGCCGGGCAAGGGTGCGCAGATCGCCCGTTCTGCCGGTGCTTCCGTGCAGTTGGTTGCGCGTGAGGGTGCCTACGTGACCCTGCGTCTGCGCTCTGGCGAGATGCGCAAGGTCCTGGCTGATTGCCGTGCGACCCTGGGCGAGGTGTCCAATTCCGAGCACAGCCTGCGCTCGCTGGGTAAGGCCGGTGCCAAGCGCTGGCGTGGCGTTCGCCCGACCGTTCGTGGCGTGGCGATGAACCCGGTCGACCACCCGCATGGTGGTGGTGAAGGTCGTACCTCGGGTGGTCGTCATCCGGTGTCGCCGTGGGGCTTCCCGACCAAGGGTGCGAAGACCCGGTCGAACAAGCGCACCGACAACATGATCGTCCGCCGCCGTAAGTAA
- the rpsQ gene encoding 30S ribosomal protein S17 yields MAEAQKTVRTLTGRVVSDKMDKTITVLIERRVKHPIYGKYVKRSTKLHAHDETNQCRIGDTVTIRETRPLAKTKSWMLVEVVERAVEV; encoded by the coding sequence ATGGCTGAAGCTCAGAAAACCGTTCGTACGCTGACCGGCCGTGTCGTAAGCGACAAAATGGACAAGACCATCACCGTCCTGATCGAGCGCCGCGTGAAGCACCCGATCTACGGTAAATACGTGAAGCGTTCGACCAAGCTGCACGCCCACGACGAAACCAACCAGTGCCGTATCGGCGACACGGTCACCATCCGCGAGACCCGTCCGCTGGCTAAGACCAAGTCCTGGATGCTGGTGGAAGTCGTCGAGCGCGCGGTGGAAGTCTAA
- the rpmC gene encoding 50S ribosomal protein L29, giving the protein MKANELREKSAEQLSEQLLGLLRDQFNLRMQKATGQLGQSHLLSQVKRDIARVKTVLNQQAGK; this is encoded by the coding sequence ATGAAAGCGAATGAACTTCGTGAAAAATCGGCTGAGCAACTGAGCGAGCAATTGCTCGGCCTGCTGCGTGACCAGTTCAATCTGCGCATGCAGAAGGCAACTGGCCAACTGGGGCAGAGTCACCTGCTCTCGCAAGTGAAGCGCGATATCGCTCGCGTCAAGACTGTGCTCAACCAGCAGGCAGGTAAGTGA
- the rpsJ gene encoding 30S ribosomal protein S10: MQNQQIRIRLKAFDHRLIDQSTQEIVETAKRTGAQVRGPIPLPTRKERYTVLVSPHVNKDARDQYEIRTHKRVLDIVQPTDKTVDALMKLDLAAGVEVQISLG, translated from the coding sequence ATGCAAAACCAACAAATCCGTATTCGGTTGAAGGCTTTTGACCATCGCCTGATTGATCAATCTACCCAGGAAATCGTGGAAACCGCGAAACGTACTGGTGCTCAGGTGCGTGGTCCGATTCCTCTGCCTACTCGCAAAGAGCGGTATACCGTTCTGGTTTCGCCGCACGTCAACAAGGATGCGCGTGATCAGTACGAGATTCGTACCCACAAGCGTGTGCTGGACATCGTTCAGCCGACCGACAAGACCGTCGATGCGCTGATGAAGCTCGATCTGGCGGCTGGCGTGGAAGTGCAGATCAGCCTCGGCTAA
- the rpsC gene encoding 30S ribosomal protein S3, translating into MGQKVHPVGIRLGIVKEHTSVWYADKRTYADYLFADLKVREYLQDKLKSASVSRIDIARPAQTARITIHTARPGIVIGKKGEDVEKLRQDLTKQMGVPVHINIEEIRKPELDGMLVAQSVAQQLERRVMFRRAMKRAVQNAMRIGAKGIKIQVSGRLGGAEIARTEWYREGRVPLHTLRADIDYATYEAHTTYGVIGVKVWIFKGEVIGGQHEELKPQAPAPRKKAAK; encoded by the coding sequence ATGGGTCAGAAAGTACATCCCGTTGGCATCCGCCTGGGAATCGTCAAGGAGCATACCTCGGTCTGGTATGCAGATAAGCGCACTTATGCCGATTATCTGTTCGCCGACCTCAAGGTGCGTGAGTACCTCCAAGACAAACTAAAAAGCGCGTCCGTGAGCCGTATCGACATCGCTCGTCCGGCCCAAACCGCACGCATCACCATCCACACCGCTCGTCCCGGCATCGTGATCGGCAAGAAAGGTGAGGATGTCGAGAAGCTGCGTCAGGACCTGACCAAGCAAATGGGTGTGCCGGTGCACATCAACATCGAAGAGATCCGCAAGCCGGAGCTTGACGGTATGCTGGTTGCTCAGAGCGTAGCCCAGCAGCTTGAGCGTCGCGTAATGTTCCGTCGCGCCATGAAGCGCGCCGTGCAGAACGCCATGCGCATTGGTGCCAAGGGCATCAAGATCCAGGTGAGTGGTCGTCTGGGCGGTGCCGAAATCGCCCGTACCGAATGGTATCGCGAAGGCCGTGTGCCGCTGCACACCCTGCGCGCAGATATCGATTACGCCACCTACGAAGCGCACACCACCTATGGTGTGATCGGCGTCAAGGTTTGGATCTTCAAGGGCGAGGTCATTGGTGGCCAGCATGAAGAGCTCAAGCCGCAAGCGCCTGCGCCTCGCAAAAAAGCTGCTAAGTAA
- the rplX gene encoding 50S ribosomal protein L24: MQKIRRDDEIIVIAGKDKGKRGKVLKVLADDRLVVGGVNLIKRHSKPNPMLGVQGGIVEKEAPLHVSNVAIFNVETNKADRVGFKVEDGKKIRVFKSTQKPVDA, translated from the coding sequence ATGCAAAAGATTCGTCGTGACGACGAGATCATCGTCATCGCCGGCAAGGACAAGGGCAAGCGTGGCAAGGTGCTCAAGGTTCTCGCGGACGACCGTCTGGTCGTCGGTGGGGTCAACCTGATCAAGCGCCACAGCAAGCCGAATCCGATGCTGGGTGTCCAGGGCGGTATCGTCGAGAAGGAGGCGCCTCTGCACGTCTCCAACGTGGCCATCTTCAATGTCGAAACCAACAAGGCTGATCGCGTCGGTTTCAAGGTCGAAGACGGCAAGAAAATTCGTGTCTTCAAGTCGACCCAAAAGCCGGTTGATGCTTGA
- the rplP gene encoding 50S ribosomal protein L16, whose protein sequence is MLQPKRTKFRKQMTGHNRGLAHRGSKVSFGEFALKSVSRGRLTARQIEAARRALTRHVKRGGKIWIRVFPDKPVTKKPLEVRMGKGKGNVEYWVAQIQPGKVLYEIEGVSEELAREAFALAAAKLPLATTFVKRTVM, encoded by the coding sequence ATGCTGCAACCCAAGCGTACAAAATTCCGCAAGCAGATGACCGGCCACAACCGTGGCTTGGCTCACCGTGGTAGCAAGGTCAGCTTCGGCGAGTTTGCCCTGAAGTCCGTGAGCCGCGGTCGTCTCACCGCTCGCCAGATCGAGGCTGCACGTCGCGCCCTGACCCGTCACGTCAAGCGTGGCGGCAAGATCTGGATCCGCGTATTCCCCGACAAGCCGGTTACCAAGAAACCCCTCGAAGTTCGTATGGGTAAGGGTAAGGGTAACGTCGAGTACTGGGTAGCCCAGATCCAGCCGGGCAAGGTGCTCTACGAAATCGAGGGTGTTTCCGAAGAGCTGGCGCGCGAGGCTTTCGCCCTGGCAGCAGCCAAGCTGCCGCTCGCCACCACTTTTGTTAAGCGGACGGTGATGTGA
- the rpsS gene encoding 30S ribosomal protein S19, with translation MPRSLKKGPFIDLHLLKKVEVAVEKNDRKPVKTWSRRSMILPQMVGLTIAVHNGRQHVPVLISEDMVGHKLGEFAATRTYRGHAADKKAKR, from the coding sequence GTGCCGCGTTCTCTGAAAAAAGGTCCTTTCATCGATCTTCACCTGTTGAAGAAGGTCGAAGTGGCGGTGGAAAAAAACGATCGCAAACCGGTCAAGACCTGGTCGCGTCGTTCGATGATCCTGCCGCAGATGGTCGGTCTGACCATTGCTGTGCATAACGGCCGTCAGCATGTCCCGGTGCTTATCAGCGAGGATATGGTCGGTCACAAACTAGGCGAGTTTGCTGCTACCCGTACCTATCGTGGTCATGCGGCAGACAAGAAAGCCAAGCGTTGA
- the rplD gene encoding 50S ribosomal protein L4, with the protein MQLNVNGAQAIEVSERTFGGEFNETLVHQAVVAYLAGGRQGSKQQKNRSDVSGGGKRPWRQKGTGRARAGTTRGPIWRGGGVTFAARPQNHEQKLNKKMYRAALRSILSELVRQERLVVVEDFIVDAPKTKSLVSKLGSLGLNDVLIVSDAVDQNLYLAARNLPHVDVRDVQGSDPVSLIAYDKVLVTVSAVKKFEELLG; encoded by the coding sequence ATGCAATTGAATGTGAATGGCGCTCAGGCGATCGAAGTCTCCGAGCGCACCTTTGGCGGCGAGTTCAATGAGACCCTCGTGCACCAGGCTGTCGTTGCCTATCTGGCGGGTGGTCGCCAGGGCAGCAAGCAGCAGAAGAACCGTTCCGACGTGAGCGGTGGCGGCAAGCGCCCTTGGCGTCAGAAGGGTACTGGTCGCGCCCGTGCTGGTACTACCCGTGGTCCGATCTGGCGTGGCGGTGGCGTGACCTTCGCCGCTCGTCCGCAGAATCACGAGCAGAAGCTCAACAAGAAGATGTACCGTGCCGCCCTGCGCTCGATCCTGAGCGAGCTGGTGCGTCAGGAGCGTCTGGTTGTTGTTGAGGACTTCATTGTTGATGCGCCAAAGACCAAGAGCCTGGTGAGCAAGCTGGGCAGTCTGGGTCTGAATGACGTGCTGATCGTCTCCGATGCGGTCGATCAGAATCTGTATCTGGCTGCACGCAACCTGCCGCACGTTGATGTACGTGATGTCCAGGGTTCCGATCCGGTCAGCCTGATCGCATACGACAAGGTGCTGGTCACCGTGTCGGCGGTGAAGAAATTCGAGGAGCTGCTGGGATGA